In Sphaerospermopsis torques-reginae ITEP-024, the genomic window AAAAGCTGCTGTCGTCTGTTCTTGCCATGCTTCTAATTCATAATCAGTCAATGTGGTATCTTGTAACCCACCAAAAACACTAATGGGAAAATCAAAAGGTGGTTGATGGGTGTAAACATAAGTTTCTAAAACTGTAAAATCAGCCCGGAGAATAGGCAGAAAAATTTGGATCAGTTCTTCATTTTCTATGACACCATCAGGAGTACCATTAAAGTTGCAAATTGCTTGCCAAAATTCATCATCTGGTAAGTTATAAATTTTTCTTTTTGTGGGTGTAACTTGGGGAGCATTGCGAGCAGAAATAAATAAATGTAATGGTGTTAAATTATCATCTGAACGCAGTAAACGAGCTAATTCAAAACCAACTAGTCCACCCATACTATGTCCAAAAATAGCAAAGGGTTTATCTAAAAATGGGATGAGATTTTTCGCTATTTCTTCAACTAAAGGCTGCATTTTTGTGTAGGGAGGAAATTTCATTTGTTTTCCCCTACCAGGAATTTCTATAGGACAGACTTCAATGGTTGGGGGTAAATGACTAGGCCAGGTGCGAAATACCATTGCGCTACCTCCTGCGTAGGGTAAGCAGAATAGGCGCATTTTTGCTTGGGGGTTGGGTTTGGGGCAAGTTACCCAGGCGTTTAATGTGGTTTTGGTGTTCATAATAGGGTCTAAGTAGGTAGGCGTTAAAAATTGTCGTTATGACAAGGCAAGAGGCACTCATGCAAGAGACAAGAGGTTTTTAGTTTCCGAAAATATGAGGTACATATTTAGCG contains:
- a CDS encoding thioesterase II family protein, producing the protein MNTKTTLNAWVTCPKPNPQAKMRLFCLPYAGGSAMVFRTWPSHLPPTIEVCPIEIPGRGKQMKFPPYTKMQPLVEEIAKNLIPFLDKPFAIFGHSMGGLVGFELARLLRSDDNLTPLHLFISARNAPQVTPTKRKIYNLPDDEFWQAICNFNGTPDGVIENEELIQIFLPILRADFTVLETYVYTHQPPFDFPISVFGGLQDTTLTDYELEAWQEQTTAAFSLHKFPGDHFFIREHEKVLLQYISHKLE